In Ipomoea triloba cultivar NCNSP0323 chromosome 7, ASM357664v1, a single genomic region encodes these proteins:
- the LOC116024290 gene encoding F-box/kelch-repeat protein At3g23880-like yields MEASASLSKIPNEIILHILLQLPMKAVIRYQCVCKQWRSLIDDSDFKLSYRGERRVILLSLGSKSQDYNWNSKFLVRSTSHDSRLQMHELPFGEAAYPLICASDELPFGEAAYPLIRASGEYPVRSLCSCNGFVLLMAVRDFFFWNPSTRCLRKVLEYPYLEVPVILGGLCYDSCTRDYKVVLSIDPRRLFGIPFVISASLHHKEWRLVHFSYNLNYARGSVEFRNTFHWWANDIKDLHFSGSLIVYFDPVRDEFKILSTPGLRQNFSIVGLGVIDDCLSMSCMVHKEEKFNTTTLQIWIMKEYGIHESWMTAFAIQMPQLPYNFMSSFSLTFYSQKNNAQEVLFLSTMGWSWGKIYVYDRKEDELRVGLLVDFPKNNSVRHSRRISCNLTYSQTEALERKFDSCVALEVIDDCFCMACIVIKTIQVWTMKEYADKNHGSVLLLSKCLNLEILLAIMPSH; encoded by the exons ATGGAAGCTTCAGCTTCATTGTCAAAAATACCTAATGAAATCATTCTGCATATACTTTTGCAGTTGCCGATGAAGGCTGTGATCCGGTACCAATGCGTATGTAAACAGTGGCGTTCGTTGATAGACGACTCAGATTTCAAGCTCTCGTATCGTGGAGAACGAAGAGTGATTTTGCTTTCGCTCGGATCCAAAAGCCAGGATTATAACTGGAATTCCAAATTCTTAGTTAGATCCACAAGTCATGATTCTCGTCTTCAAATGCATGAATTGCCGTTTGGAGAGGCTGCTTATCCATTGATTTGTGCAAGCGACGAATTGCCGTTTGGAGAGGCTGCTTATCCATTGATTCGTGCAAGCGGCGAATACCCTGTTAGATCTTTGTGTTCTTGCAACGGGTTTGTGCTTCTGATGGCTgtgagagatttttttttttggaacccGTCCACCAGGTGTTTGAGGAAAGTGCTCGAGTATCCATATTTGGAGGTGCCGGTTATCCTTGGAGGGCTATGCTACGACTCGTGCACTAGAGATTACAAGGTCGTCCTATCAATAGACCCGCGGCGTTTATTTGGCATTCCATTTGTTATCTCTGCAAGCCTCCACCACAAAGAGTGGCGACTAGTGCACTTCTCTTATAACTTAAATTATGCTAGAGGCAGTGTGGAGTTTCGCAATACATTTCACTGGTGGGCAAATGACATCAAAGATTTGCATTTTTCAGGAAGCTTGATCGTATATTTTGATCCTGTGCGTGATGAATTCAAAATCTTGTCCACTCCCGGACTCAGACAAAATTTCTCCATAGTCGGGTTGGGGGTTATAGATGACTGTTTATCCATGTCATGCATGGTTCACAAAGAGGAAAAATTCAATACCACAACGCTGCAAATATGGATTATGAAGGAATATGGCATACACGAATCATGGATGACTGCATTTGCTATCCAAATGCCTCAACTTCCATATAATTTTATGAGTAGCTTTAGTTTAACATTCTATTCTCAGAAAAACAATGCACAAGAAGTATTATTCCTAAGTACTATGGGTTGGTCCTGGgggaaaatatatgtttatgaTCGGAAAGAAGATGAACTGAGAGTAGGATTGCTGGTGGATTTCCCAAAGAACAACTCAGTTCGTCATAGTCGTCGTATAAGCTGC AATCTTACCTACTCCCAAACTGAGGCACTAGAAAGAAAATTTGATAGTTGTGTTGCTTTGGAAGTTATAGATGACTGTTTTTGCATGGCATGCATTGTCATCAAAACAATACAAGTATGGACTATGAAGGAGTATGCAGACAAGAATCATGGATCAGTGCTTTTGCTATCCAAATGCCTTAACTTAGAGATACTTTTAGCTATTATGCCTTCACATTAG
- the LOC116024291 gene encoding uncharacterized protein LOC116024291, with the protein MELIQSINKRCRGCNVAIKLDMMKAFDRVAWPFLRALLLKFGFSPTFVNLIMNNLAATRFSILVNGVSSGFFQPSRGVKQGDPLSPLLFILTSEGLSRALVRKIGTNIIQPYKSSSLACPIISHLAFADDILIFANGSRKSLQNLKSTLQGYEHASGQKINFSKSFFVTSIFAPATRINTISRELGMQRSSTPFKYLGINLFKGRNRCSYYQYILDGIDKRLQGWQRKLLSPGGRITLIKHVLSSISLYSLASIQLPKGTIHSIEQRMANFYWGSHNGRNKRHWASWSKLCFPETEGGLGFKSLSALQSTFAAKLWFLYRKGGSLWSDYMRALHPNPNIPSRYSDSITWRRMKSVSSTVDDNTTVLANEIIWKPSSSGDFTFKTAYNLFRPTRCITLSSTHIWSKNIPKKISVFMWRLLHRHLPFPDRLQNFGFHQPSVCPFCWNESASLEHCMWSCSCSLKIWNHYAALLDINFTLVSSVRSACHVWWLADPPTRSETGWSNVTATFRDLMPCFILWILWKKYNTLIHDGGRFSHDRIIQEVKKECFDLSIAHPFQSTKSSDRRLIDVGLVVFFTAPKPKRTLWIKWHHPPSGRLKLNSDAAFSSVSCGGGAVLRNSNGAIVAALSFPLSATSALEAEALALDFAMRWCDLVARKPTLIEIDSSVLVHLILHNDAPIPWKFNLRVDSLENSQEEMRTDMEGMRTKMEEMRCEIKGRRDGDVTTRKMHIDNSF; encoded by the exons ATGGAACTGATTCAATCAATCAACAAAAGATGTCGCGGTTGTAATGTAGCAATCAAACTTGATATGATGAAAGCTTTTGACCGTGTTGCATGGCCTTTCCTGCGTGCTCTTCTGCTCAAATTTGGTTTCTCTCCTACCTTTGTCAATTTGATTATGAATAATCTCGCTGCCACACGTTTTTCAATTCTCGTCAATGGAGTGAGTAGCGGTTTCTTCCAACCTTCAAGAGGAGTTAAACAAGGTGACCCTCTATCACCATTGCTGTTCATTTTGACATCAGAAGGTCTATCAAGAGCTTTAGTCAGAAAGATCGGAACCAACATTATTCAACCGTACAAGAGTTCCTCTCTGGCTTGTCCGATCATTTCTCATTTGGCCTTCGCAGACGATATCCTAATTTTTGCAAATGGTAGCCGCAAATCCTTACAGAATTTGAAATCCACCCTTCAAGGATATGAACATGCATCAGGGCAGAAAATTAACTTCTCCAAGAGTTTCTTTGTTACTTCTATTTTTGCCCCTGCTACCAGAATTAACACAATCTCTCGCGAGTTGGGTATGCAAAGATCCTCTACCCCTTTCAAATACCTTGGAATAAATTTATTCAAAGGAAGAAATAGATGCAGCTACTATCAATATATTCTTGATGGGATCGACAAGCGTTTGCAAGGCTGGCAAAGAAAGCTTCTTTCTCCTGGCGGCAGAATCACTCTTATAAAACATGTTCTATCATCGATATCGCTCTACTCCTTGGCTTCCATTCAACTCCCTAAAGGAACAATCCATTCTATTGAACAAAGAATGGCCAACTTTTATTGGGGTTCTCACAATGGACGCAACAAACGACACTGGGCTTCCTGGTCCAAACTCTGCTTCCCAGAAACTGAAGGAGGACTGGGATTTAAATCTTTGTCGGCACTACAATCTACCTTTGCTGCAAAATTATGGTTTTTATACAGAAAAGGTGGTTCATTGTGGAGCGATTATATGAGAGCCCTGCACCCAAACCCGAACATACCATCCAGATATTCTGACTCAATCACTTGGCGCCGCATGAAATCAGTTTCCTCTACAGTAGATGACAACACAACTGTTCTTGCAAATGAAATAATCTGGAAACCTTCTTCCTCAGGAGATTTCACCTTTAAGACAGCTTACAATCTTTTTCGACCTACAAGATGCATCACCTTGTCCTCAACACACATCTGGTCAaaaaatattccaaaaaaaatttcagtgTTCATGTGGAGACTACTTCATCGCCATCTCCCCTTCCCTGATCGTCTTCAAAATTTTGGTTTCCACCAACCATCAGTGTGCCCTTTCTGCTGGAACGAGAGTGCTTCCCTTGAACACTGTATGTGGAGCTGTTCATGCAGTTTGAAAATCTGGAACCACTATGCAGCACTTCTGGATATTAATTTTACACTAGTCTCCTCAGTACGATCTGCTTGCCATGTCTGGTGGTTAGCAGATCCACCGACAAGATCTGAAACAGGCTGGAGCAATGTTACAGCTACATTCCGAGATTTAATGCCCTGTTTCATTCTATGGATCTTATGgaagaaatataatactttgatTCATGATGGGGGACGTTTCTCCCATGATAGAATTATTCAAGAAGTGAAAAAAGAATGTTTTGATCTCTCCATTGCTCATCCCTTTCAGTCCACTAAATCCTCTGACCGAAGACTTATTGACGTTGGCTTGGTGGTTTTTTTCACTGCACCAAAACCAAAGAGGACTCTCTGGATTAAATGGCATCACCCTCCCTCTGGCAGATTGAAGCTCAACTCCGATGCCGCCTTCTCCTCGGTCTCATGTGGAGGTGGCGCTGTCCTTCGCAACTCTAATGGTGCCATTGTTGCTGCTTTATCCTTTCCCCTTTCAGCTACTTCTGCGCTGGAAGCCGAAGCACTTGCTCTCGACTTCGCCATGAGATGGTGTGATTTGGTTGCACGAAAACCAACTCTCATTGAGATTGATTCATCGGTTCTAGTCCATCTTATCCTTCATAATGATGCTCCGATTCCATGGAAG TTTAATTTGCGTGTTGACTCATTAGAGAATAGCCAGGAGGAGATGCGTACAGATATGGAGGGAATGCGTACAAAGATGGAGGAGATGCGTTGTGAGATAAAGGGTCGTAGGGACGGTGAtgtcactacaagaaaaatgcacatagacaacagtttttga